The Acropora muricata isolate sample 2 chromosome 4, ASM3666990v1, whole genome shotgun sequence genome contains the following window.
ACTAATGACTATTTTATCGATTTTATCCTGGCCAAATTTTGCAACCTTCCATCACTCATGATCAGTTGCTACAAAATAAGATCCTTGATACCCACGGCCTGTTCCAGTGTGGCCTTGTAGCTGAGTTTATGATCTAATATGAAGGTCGTGGATTCAAACCCCAGCCTTGGCATAGTTTCTACCTGTCCCTGTGTGGGCTAATCGCTACAGCTAGGAGCTAACACTCACATAGATACTGGGAAATATGACTCTGTCCTTTACCTTCTTATCATTGTCTATACCATGCATGTTGTCTTCCTAACTGAAAATTTCAGTTTGGGGTGGGGGTGATGGTGGAGGGGAGAGTGGGGAAGCAGAGTTAGGGAAGTGATGAGAGaagccgccccccccccccccccagaaatAAGAATATATGACGTTCGGGGTTCAATTTGGTAGAAAATGTAGGAATACTGTGACTTATAATAATTCAAGATTATCTACCATAGTACAGCTGCAATCAAAGGAAACATTCcgcaccattttgaaagatttAAATCAACATCAACTAAAGAAGTTCACATGGTTACAACACAAGAAATGGCTACTTACCTAGATTGCCTAAACCTAAAACGGAATACCGTCCGAAGGAGAGTGTCCTACTTCCGTTTTATAAATGACTGGATGTCCCCCCAGTATTTCTAAGAAAGCCAATGCCATGcgcaatttttaagaaaaatcttacAAGTTTCTTAATGGATGAACATTGTTAGGTAATTGGATAACTGTCTTAGATAACGCCATATTGTAATACATAATTCCCTGTAAATAGTTTTTAGGACAGTATGTAGTTTTAGTAGTTTTATATTTGTGACATTTGTATCCTTATTTTAGAATTTAATACTTTTTATTTCTATggaggacctccctgaaaaccccGTATTTACGTGACGGGTGCTTCCTCCTTAAAGAtcgttttattattataattattttataaaatagtcacgtttaaacaaacactgtgattggtcaaaccgagttcattataactctataatgcacgcagcctacgtcacacgcgtgcattatatatcaacatatgcacgcaacccaCGTCAGCAGTGATtttgaatctgacaaaatttcacggcgaaatgtttagcgacatgttcaactcctgcacaatacactcggtgcagataaatttgaatcggccccaagacgtaaaaaagtaaattgtttgaactttgaaaaattctttcaactttgtgtttcgcttttagagatgatttcgattcttgtcgattgttttcgcttcttgtcattggttgtcatccaaattttgaaccaatagaatttaagcttgcacgtgtaaagagaaaattaatgttgatcaattaaaattcgcgctcatttttgttgtctgccgaattcttgtcccttcgtggccgtttttattttataaaagaaataaaaaacttgttcctcgtgcattgttgagttatataagcacttgggaatttttaagaacactcgagaagtgcgagaagcactcgccttcggctcgtgcttcttctcacttctctcgtgttcttaaaaattcccgcgtgcttatataactcaacaatgcactcggcgcgttttttatttctttaatattattgttagcTGCAGATAAAACACCATCAGTTTTGGTGTGGTGTggatagacctaatcggctaactcggtGTTGTACCAATTCAAATCTCGCagggttaaaattctttgtgtgttgcatttgcattataATGTCGCATTcacattttattcccaaagggtttgaattggttacaacattgagttagccgattaggtctatgaCGAGTGAATAATTTCCTCACAGTTCCTATCAAAGACGCTTCTTTAGAGAACATTACACATGCAATCATCAAAGTACATTTTGTCACCTTTTTCTGTGTTTACGACTGAAATCCCCACCGTTGACTTTTTCctattattaaaaagaaaaaaaggagaccAGCAGCTAGGTGAAATagcaaaattcaaattttcagatCCTCCTTCTAGACAGTCCTCTTTTATTGCAAGTAATAATGCCCTATTGAAGTAATAGGTGAAAGACTTCGCCTTCCAACCCAGTTGTGCGTTCCAAAATATGAGACTTCTGCTTATACTGTATTCGGCTTGCCGTTTAAGGATCTTATGACTGGATCAACATTTGATGTGCACTCTCAAAATTATTGAGAAGGCCCTTAAGATGGTGACTTTAACAAAGCAATATTATAAATGTAGCATACATGCACAAgagtgaaaaaaaggaaaagaatcaCTTGCCCCAGGACGTCTCCTGGAGGAGCGAGGAATCTCTTCATTTGCATTATTATCATCTCCAGTCGCATGGCTCTTTTCATCCTCTCCTTTCTGTCCTGACAAATCTTTTCCCTGATGCCCATGTTCATCATCTCCATTCTGTCCTGACACATCTTTTCCTTGATGCCCATGTTCATCACCTCCATTCTGTCCTGACAAATCTTTTCCTTGATGCCCATGTTCATCATCTCCATTCTGTCCTGACACATCTTTTAGTTGATGCCCATTTTCATCATCTCCATTCTGTCCTGACACATCTTTTCCTTGATGCCCATGTTCATCACCTCCATTCTGTCCTGACACATCTTTTCCTTGATGCCCATGTTCATCACCTCCATTCTGTCCTGACACATCTTTTCCTTGATGCCCATGTTCATCACCTCCATTCTGTCCTGACACATCTTTTCCTTGATGCCCATGTTCATCACCTCCATTCTGTCCTGACAAATCTTTTCCTTGATGCCCATGTTCATCATCTCCATTCTGTCCTGACACATCTTTTAGTTGATGCCCATTTTCATCATCTCCATTCTGTCCTGACACATCTTTTCCTTGATGCCCATGTTCATCACCTCCATTCTGTCCTGACACATCTTTTCCTTGATGCCCATGTTCATCATCTCCATTCTGTCCTGACACATCTTTTAGTTGATGCCCATTTTCATCATCTCCATTCTGTCCTGACACATCTTTTCCTTGATGCCCATTTTCATCATCTCCATTCTGTCCTGACACATCTTTTCCTTGATGCCCATGTTCATCACCTCCATTCTGTCCTGACACATCTTTTCCTTGATGACCATGTTCATCATCTCCATTCTGTCCTGACACATCTTTTAGTTGATGCCCATTTTCATCATCTCCATTCTGTCCTGACACATCTTTTCCTTGATGCCCATGTTCATCACCTCCATTCTGTCCTGACACATCTTTTCCTTGATGCCCATGTTCATCATCTCCATTCTGTCCTGACACATCTTTTAGTTGATGCCCATTTTCATCATCTCCATTCTGTCCTGACACATCTTTTCCTTGATGCCCATTTTCATCATCTCCATTCTGTCCTGACACATCTTTTCCTTGATGCCCATGTTCATCATCTCCATTCTGTCCTGAAACATCTTTTAGTTGATGCCCATTTTCATCATCTCCATTCTGTCCTGACACATCTTTTCCTTGATGCCCATGTTCATCACCTCCATTCTGTCCTGACACATCTTTTCCTTGATGCCCATGTTCATCACCTTTATTCTGTCCTGACACATCTTTTAGTTGATGCCCATTTTCATCATCTCCATTCTGTCCTGACACATCTTTTCCTTGATGCCCATGTTCATCACCTCCATTCTGTCCTGACACATCTTTTCCTTGATGCCCATGTTCATCACCTCCATTCTGTCCTGACACATCTTTTCCTTGATGCCCATGTTCATCACCTCCATTCTGTCCTGACACATCTTTTCCTTGATGCCCATGTTCATCACCTCCATTCTGTCCTGACACATCTTTTCCTTGATGCCCATGTTCATCACCTCCATTCTGTCCTGACACATCTTTTCCTTGATGCCCATGTTCATCACCTCCATTCTGTCCTGACAAATCTTTTCCTTGATGCCCATGTTCATCATCTCCATTCTGTCCTGACACATCTTTTCCTTGATGCCCATGTTCATCACCTCCATTCTGTCCTGACAAATCTTTTCCTTGATGCCCATGTTCATCATCTCCATTCTGTCCTGACACATCTTTTCCTTGATGCCCATGTTCATCACCTCCATTCTGTCCTGACACATCTTTTCCTTGATGCCCATGTTCATCATCTCCATTCTGTCCTGACACATCTTTTAGTTGATGCCCATGTTCATCACCTCCATTCTGTCCTGACAAATCTTTTCCTTGATGCCCATGTTCATCATCTCCATTCTGTCCTGACACATCTTTTCCTTGATGCCCATGTTCATCACCTCCATTCTGTCCTGACAAATCTTTTCCTTGATGCCCATTTTCATCATCTCCATTCTGTCCTGACACATCTTTTCCTTGATGCCCATGTTCATCATCTCCATTCTGTCCTGACACATCTTTTAGTTGATGCCCATGTTCATCACCTCCATTCTGTCCTGACAAATCTTTTCCTTGATGCCCATGTTCATCATCTCCATTCTGTCCTGACACATCTTTTCCTTGATGCCCATGTTCATCACCTCCATTCTGTCCTGACACATCTTTTCCTTGATGCCCATGTTCATCACCTCCATTCTGTCCTGACACATCTTTTCCTTGATGCCCATGTTCATCACCTCCATTTTGTCCTGACACATCTTTTAGTTGATGCCCATGTTCATCACCTCCATTCTGTCCTGACAAATCTTTTCCTTGATGCCCATGTTCATCATCTCCATTCTGTCCTGACACATCTTTTAGTTGATGCCCATGTTCATCACCTCCATTCTGTCCTGACAAATCTTTTCCATGTTGTCCATGTTCATGGTTCAACAAGCTTTTATGTGATGTCTTGTTTCCTGTTTGAAGGTCATGCTTAGAAATGGCCCGGGGTGCTCCATCGTCAGTCTCCTTCAAATTTCTGGAGCGCTTTACCCTTCTCTTAAAAATCCTGGGTTGAGAGAAAAAGGGTACAGGCTTCTCAGGACGAATTCCTTTATTGAGAAGCTCGAAATATGGCTGAGCTGTCTTTCCAATGGACTCATCTGAAACACAAACCcccaaaaaaaatacaatgtaAAACAAATTAATGCTAAACATCATCTAGTCTATGGTTTAACAAGACAAGACGTGTACACTGTACGTTATCAGTGGGGTATAAGAGCTGAGTGAGGGTTCATTCGAGACATACTAGAAAGCTTCAACAGCAACGACAGCTACAGCAACTATTAAAATGCCACTTGAaataaacattaaattttgggTAATGGTGACTACCGGTATTTTGCACGCTGCACATAAACTGGTAGAAGCATCATTGAAGTAAATACGGAAACTGaaggatttactgttgtgttcaAGCTGTGGTCTACTAAATACAGAGGTTTTGCACCAAATTGGCACCATGTGGAAAAAGACtagatctttgcaaaagctattggaatcAAGAAAAATGGGGAAAGCCTCCATTTTTTTgagataattagccttgaatctcaacaaaatgctgacatcagcatttttctgaaaaaagaaggaaacaatatttcgTCACCAATTTCCTTAGAATGCCCCTTAAcatacagaaaagtaaacacattaattttacaaagatcttaaaagtaattgcaaatggtaacataaaaaaacacttttgagacGTTTTGAACAACAAAATCGTTGCAACAGGGCTTAAAGCGTCTCTGACAGCCTTCCTTTGGTACAGCTAAAATATAGTctaaataacttttgctcaCAACCAGAAACTAATTATGGTACATGCAGAATAGGTTCGCCACTTCCATTATttttataacataaaatgtAGGGGTAACCACGCGCTTTTTTAAGTTATTCAATCTGCTTTCAACTTGTATAGAATCACCTTTCGGTTGGGTTACATTTCTCCCCATTCCTCCCTAGTGAGCTAAACAtttgcattttgggatatacAAAGAAACTCGTCTACCCttctttttacatttgtttctaATAAACTGGCCATTCTGCTTTCTTTTATGGCCATTTAAAGAAGGCGGCATAtacaacttttgaaacaacaagcaaattcACGAAAATACTATACTCGTGGGACGGCTATGTGTGATTTACGCATTGCGTGATGCGCAGATAATGTGCGCATAAACTatagtaggcaccatccttaaatttggaaatctCATgctgtcatttggcagactaatACTGTCAATCAAAGAATTAAACTATTGTTTACAGCAcatgcagcatgattatttttcctcattcaaccaatctgATCATTGTTTTATGGCATCGTTGTTGCCATTGCTGTCATCCTTGGGTTTGAACCAAGCTACATCTGCAAGTACTGTGTGGCTTTGAAATGAGCAAGGCTAAATAAATCTTGATAGAGAAAAATACAGTGCATGAGGAAAGTGATCTTGTATCAGTAAGAATCTATAATGTCCCAGGTTCAATTTGGTAGAAAGGCATAGTACAGGAACACTGTGACCTATGATAATTCAAGAGTATCAGCCATGGTACAGTTGAAGATAAAAcatcaataattttgttttggtgtCATGTGGATGAAGAGTGAATAAGCTCCACACAGAACCTCTCAAAGGAGCCTCTTCACAGAACATTACACATTCAATCATCTAGTAAACTAAATTTTGTCACCTTTCTCTTTTCGCCCATTTTCATCATTTCCATTCTTTCCTGGCAAATCGTTTCCAGAtgttttgtttcctgtttgaTGGTCATGCAATATAAAAATGAATGAGGCAAGAAGCATGTTAAGGAACGAAAGAAGATAACTATTCATTGTACTATTTGGGTCCTAAACTATACAGAATCAAGTAAACTCACAATAAGAGTAATGCAGCACTATTAACCTGTTTGTGATGCCTTGCATGTGTCTGTACAATTTGCCTCTGTTTCAAAGTTGTTCTGATTACCCTTGCAACCTCCATAAATAAACTGTTCACACTTGCTCGTTTTATTGTTGAAAAACCAGTTGCGGAATGCAGCTCTGCAAGGGCCAGTCTTGGGAGGTAAATAGCAAAAATCTGCACATGGATGTAGCAAGCACAGATAAATTAATGACAGCAACAAGTCAAAATTTTCCTTTGACATTAAAATTACACCCTTGTCAGATGATATCTTCTTTGTACAAACAATAAAATACTGTAAATATTGTCTTCAGGCAATAAACCAAGGTATTAACTCGAGCCCCTTCAAACAGctccaaaaacattttttcccttttgaaCGTAACCAGTAATTTTTCAAAGAGAGGAGTCCGAGAGGGAAGGGCTTATCCTGGGTAAAACGTTGAACTATCTTTTAACCGTTTTTCTAACCTACAAAAGACAAAACTTGTGTCTAAGCTCACCTTAGCAGAAACTGAATTAGTTAAATATTTATACATGAGTCAGCGTCTTTTGTTTAAAGTTTCAACAAGCGTTTATAATTAGAGACACATTCAAAATTGAACACAACAAAGACATCAACACATTCAATTTCTTAAAAGGAAACGATTTACTTACCGAGCCTTTCCTCGGTATTTAAGGCTGCAGCACTCTCACTAACTAACAACTGGACACAACAGTGTAAAATCCACAAAAATGTAAGCGCTCTGGTACAAAGCGAGAAGAACGGCATAAACTTGAATCTCAAATTCGAAGTCATCTTTCCAGAAACTTCACTATCTTTCCAGTGCCTTTGAGCATAAGGCTCTTTTACCAGGAAGAAACGCCCtttgaatattccaaaacaaaccCCAGCAGCACACAAACGGCAACCTTCACTCCAACAAACGACACTAGTTTgttaggcaaaaaaaaaaattagttgatATGTCATGCTGATCAACATATAGAGCTCCTAGGAACTACATCATGCATGATCATGTAAAATCATCACAAGAAAGTGAGCAACAGTTGCGAAAGAACTCGGTAGAAAAGTTTAATTTCAACGGGAAATAGAAGTGAGTTTAAGAGTGTACCTTTGTGAGTCACCACGTTACTGCGACGTCAAATGCATGACATCAGTGTTCGAAAGGTGCGTTAGC
Protein-coding sequences here:
- the LOC136915678 gene encoding uncharacterized protein isoform X1 → MTSNLRFKFMPFFSLCTRALTFLWILHCCVQLLVSESAAALNTEERLDFCYLPPKTGPCRAAFRNWFFNNKTSKCEQFIYGGCKGNQNNFETEANCTDTCKASQTGNKTSGNDLPGKNGNDENGRKEKDESIGKTAQPYFELLNKGIRPEKPVPFFSQPRIFKRRVKRSRNLKETDDGAPRAISKHDLQTGNKTSHKSLLNHEHGQHGKDLSGQNGGDEHGHQLKDVSGQNGDDEHGHQGKDLSGQNGGDEHGHQLKDVSGQNGGDEHGHQGKDVSGQNGGDEHGHQGKDVSGQNGGDEHGHQGKDVSGQNGDDEHGHQGKDLSGQNGGDEHGHQLKDVSGQNGDDEHGHQGKDVSGQNGDDENGHQGKDLSGQNGGDEHGHQGKDVSGQNGDDEHGHQGKDLSGQNGGDEHGHQLKDVSGQNGDDEHGHQGKDVSGQNGGDEHGHQGKDVSGQNGDDEHGHQGKDLSGQNGGDEHGHQGKDVSGQNGDDEHGHQGKDLSGQNGGDEHGHQGKDVSGQNGGDEHGHQGKDVSGQNGGDEHGHQGKDVSGQNGGDEHGHQGKDVSGQNGGDEHGHQGKDVSGQNGGDEHGHQGKDVSGQNGDDENGHQLKDVSGQNKGDEHGHQGKDVSGQNGGDEHGHQGKDVSGQNGDDENGHQLKDVSGQNGDDEHGHQGKDVSGQNGDDENGHQGKDVSGQNGDDENGHQLKDVSGQNGDDEHGHQGKDVSGQNGGDEHGHQGKDVSGQNGDDENGHQLKDVSGQNGDDEHGHQGKDVSGQNGGDEHGHQGKDVSGQNGDDENGHQGKDVSGQNGDDENGHQLKDVSGQNGDDEHGHQGKDVSGQNGGDEHGHQGKDVSGQNGDDENGHQLKDVSGQNGDDEHGHQGKDLSGQNGGDEHGHQGKDVSGQNGGDEHGHQGKDVSGQNGGDEHGHQGKDVSGQNGGDEHGHQGKDVSGQNGDDENGHQLKDVSGQNGDDEHGHQGKDLSGQNGGDEHGHQGKDVSGQNGDDEHGHQGKDLSGQKGEDEKSHATGDDNNANEEIPRSSRRRPGEKVNGGDFSRKHRKSGVYGDSDSYEHTSSHFAGFFLTSIVMVFAVYAVYHNRQKIVAIIIEGRNDNRSGKRGYRKLETNVEEAMPAMKNTHSTYVY
- the LOC136915678 gene encoding uncharacterized protein isoform X2 codes for the protein MTSNLRFKFMPFFSLCTRALTFLWILHCCVQLLVSESAAALNTEERLDFCYLPPKTGPCRAAFRNWFFNNKTSKCEQFIYGGCKGNQNNFETEANCTDTCKASQTGNKTSGNDLPGKNGNDENGRKEKDESIGKTAQPYFELLNKGIRPEKPVPFFSQPRIFKRRVKRSRNLKETDDGAPRAISKHDLQTGNKTSHKSLLNHEHGQHGKDLSGQNGGDEHGHQLKDVSGQNGDDEHGHQGKDLSGQNGGDEHGHQLKDVSGQNGGDEHGHQGKDVSGQNGGDEHGHQGKDVSGQNGGDEHGHQGKDVSGQNGDDEHGHQGKDLSGQNGGDEHGHQLKDVSGQNGDDEHGHQGKDVSGQNGDDENGHQGKDLSGQNGGDEHGHQGKDVSGQNGDDEHGHQGKDLSGQNGGDEHGHQLKDVSGQNGDDEHGHQGKDVSGQNGGDEHGHQGKDVSGQNGDDEHGHQGKDLSGQNGGDEHGHQGKDVSGQNGGDEHGHQGKDVSGQNGGDEHGHQGKDVSGQNGGDEHGHQGKDVSGQNGDDENGHQLKDVSGQNKGDEHGHQGKDVSGQNGGDEHGHQGKDVSGQNGDDENGHQLKDVSGQNGDDEHGHQGKDVSGQNGDDENGHQGKDVSGQNGDDENGHQLKDVSGQNGDDEHGHQGKDVSGQNGGDEHGHQGKDVSGQNGDDENGHQLKDVSGQNGDDEHGHQGKDVSGQNGGDEHGHQGKDVSGQNGDDENGHQGKDVSGQNGDDENGHQLKDVSGQNGDDEHGHQGKDVSGQNGGDEHGHQGKDVSGQNGDDENGHQLKDVSGQNGDDEHGHQGKDLSGQNGGDEHGHQGKDVSGQNGGDEHGHQGKDVSGQNGGDEHGHQGKDVSGQNGGDEHGHQGKDVSGQNGDDENGHQLKDVSGQNGDDEHGHQGKDLSGQNGGDEHGHQGKDVSGQNGDDEHGHQGKDLSGQKGEDEKSHATGDDNNANEEIPRSSRRRPGEKVNGGDFSRKHRKSGVYGDSDSYEHTSSHFAGFFLTSIVMVFAVYAVYHNRQKIVAIIIEGRNDNRSGKRGYRKLETNVEEAMPAMKNTHSTYVY